A part of Myxococcus landrumus genomic DNA contains:
- a CDS encoding Xaa-Pro aminopeptidase codes for MAFSPDQQRVLFGRADDAFERYTLLETRRTRDGHWSPPVRPRFATEWSNADPHLSPDGRTVYFISNRPQPGEPGPRASYDIWAASLGADGEWEDAKRLPAPVNDPSRDEWSPAIAASGNLYFGGEREGTLGGSDLWVSRWVDGAYQPPENLGAAINSTVHELEPWIAPDERYLIFSALRRQDGLGGYDLFISRKVDGAWEPARRLCDGINTRASEYNHSVSPDGKWLYFSSTRTFTGDVGERFDMPRDDRALQGIGNGTGDMYRIPMSELGL; via the coding sequence ATGGCCTTCTCCCCGGACCAACAGCGCGTCCTCTTCGGCCGGGCCGACGACGCGTTCGAGCGGTACACGCTGCTCGAGACACGTCGGACTCGAGACGGACACTGGTCTCCTCCCGTGCGCCCTCGCTTCGCCACCGAATGGAGCAACGCGGATCCCCACCTGTCCCCGGATGGGCGCACGGTGTATTTCATCTCCAACCGTCCACAGCCGGGTGAGCCAGGGCCTCGCGCCTCGTATGACATCTGGGCCGCGTCCCTGGGCGCGGATGGCGAATGGGAGGACGCGAAGCGGCTCCCAGCCCCCGTCAACGACCCGAGCCGTGACGAGTGGTCTCCCGCAATCGCCGCCAGCGGCAACCTCTACTTCGGAGGCGAGCGCGAAGGGACGCTTGGCGGCAGCGACCTCTGGGTCTCTCGCTGGGTCGACGGTGCCTACCAACCTCCGGAGAATCTGGGCGCGGCCATCAACTCCACCGTCCACGAGCTCGAACCCTGGATTGCCCCCGACGAGCGCTATCTCATCTTCAGTGCCCTGCGCCGACAGGACGGGCTCGGCGGCTATGACCTGTTCATCAGCCGCAAGGTGGACGGTGCATGGGAACCCGCGAGGCGGCTCTGTGATGGCATCAACACCCGTGCCAGCGAGTACAACCACAGCGTGTCCCCGGACGGAAAGTGGCTCTACTTCAGCAGCACACGGACCTTCACCGGGGACGTCGGCGAGCGCTTCGACATGCCCCGGGATGACCGAGCCCTCCAGGGCATCGGCAACGGCACCGGCGACATGTACCGCATCCCCATGAGTGAGCTTGGACTGTGA
- a CDS encoding NmrA family NAD(P)-binding protein — translation MLTVMGATGNTGKKVVEMLLAAGQPVRALGRSEQRLGGLRALGAEILVGDPSEAAFLTRAFRGASAVYVMVPPDRETPHYHQDQQRKGEAIVQALRESGVRHVVALSALGTDQSDGTGLHALLHAQEERLKTLRDTNILMLRPVSFFENFLDVLPVIQQQGINADSVEPDLAIPMIATRDIAEVAARALMRRDWSGIAVRELLGPRDLSYREATRILGARLGRPELNYVQLPPQEMSQALVHAGLSETFARLYVEMTQAFNDGRIQPRAGRTADNTTPTRFEDFVAELPLDSANP, via the coding sequence ATGTTGACGGTGATGGGTGCGACGGGAAACACGGGCAAGAAGGTCGTGGAGATGCTGCTCGCGGCGGGACAGCCGGTGCGTGCGCTGGGACGTTCAGAGCAGCGGCTTGGGGGGCTCAGGGCCCTCGGCGCGGAGATTCTCGTGGGGGACCCGAGCGAGGCCGCGTTCCTGACTCGTGCCTTCCGGGGCGCCAGCGCCGTCTACGTCATGGTCCCCCCGGACCGCGAAACCCCGCACTACCACCAGGACCAGCAGCGCAAGGGTGAAGCCATCGTCCAGGCCCTTCGTGAAAGTGGCGTGCGGCATGTCGTCGCCCTGAGCGCCCTGGGCACGGACCAATCCGACGGAACAGGACTGCACGCCCTGCTTCATGCCCAGGAGGAACGGCTGAAGACGCTCCGGGACACGAACATCCTGATGCTGCGTCCCGTGTCCTTCTTCGAGAACTTCCTGGACGTCCTGCCCGTCATCCAGCAACAAGGCATCAATGCGGACTCGGTCGAGCCAGACCTCGCCATCCCGATGATTGCGACACGGGACATCGCGGAGGTCGCGGCGCGGGCCCTCATGCGCCGGGACTGGAGCGGTATCGCCGTCCGGGAGCTGCTCGGCCCGCGAGACTTGAGCTACCGCGAGGCCACCCGGATTCTCGGGGCGCGCCTGGGCCGGCCGGAGCTCAACTACGTCCAGCTTCCGCCCCAGGAGATGAGCCAGGCACTGGTCCACGCCGGATTGTCCGAGACCTTCGCCCGCCTCTATGTCGAGATGACCCAGGCCTTCAACGACGGACGAATCCAACCTCGCGCGGGCAGGACGGCCGACAACACCACGCCCACGCGCTTCGAGGACTTCGTGGCCGAGCTCCCGCTCGACTCCGCGAACCCCTGA
- a CDS encoding LysM peptidoglycan-binding domain-containing protein, with protein MTTLHPIQRGDPLSKLAQKYQTSVTALAKANNLAAPHLIIANKSWRIPDGFDDKPLRAGTATTSARKTTGDSTTSRAEGSGRPKPGKGGGGSEGLADAAKKSAKEMGAAVTSQKRNDEKTKQVGSSKNSDHYTGNKGAFAVDFDASGKKGDKLAKAIAKKYGIPERNIGTYDKHTVEIDGKKYALQLLWKVSNHDDHVHLGIRHVG; from the coding sequence ATGACCACTCTTCATCCCATCCAGCGCGGCGACCCCCTCAGCAAGCTTGCCCAGAAGTACCAGACATCCGTGACGGCACTCGCCAAGGCCAACAACCTCGCGGCCCCCCACCTCATCATCGCGAACAAGTCTTGGCGCATCCCGGACGGGTTCGACGACAAGCCTTTGCGCGCGGGCACGGCCACCACCAGCGCCCGCAAGACGACAGGCGACAGCACCACGTCCCGTGCCGAGGGCAGTGGTCGCCCCAAACCAGGCAAGGGAGGGGGTGGCTCGGAGGGCCTGGCGGACGCGGCGAAGAAGAGCGCCAAGGAGATGGGCGCCGCCGTGACGAGCCAGAAGCGCAACGACGAGAAGACGAAGCAGGTCGGCTCCTCCAAGAACTCCGACCACTACACGGGCAACAAGGGGGCCTTCGCCGTGGATTTCGATGCCTCGGGCAAGAAGGGCGACAAGCTGGCCAAGGCCATCGCGAAGAAATACGGCATCCCGGAGCGCAACATCGGGACGTACGACAAGCACACCGTCGAGATCGACGGGAAGAAGTACGCGCTCCAACTGCTTTGGAAGGTGTCCAACCACGACGACCACGTGCACCTGGGCATCCGGCACGTTGGCTGA
- a CDS encoding radical SAM protein, producing MRPQVVTILPTYQCTAACKECCFECTPHVKGRIPRERLMRYIDEAIESVPTLRLLVFSGGECFLLGKDLDDAIAKASAKGLRTRVVTNGYWAVSPEAASKRLQRLKDAGLDELNISSGDDHLEYVPFERVVNGLIAGAELKIVSLVSVEGFENSKFKVEDVFNHPRIRDYLAAHPGSPYLQVFKNVWMPFHQDRELEHRDATYRTPERLGLNGGCTNVLYNMVITPDESLASCCGLTMEHIPEMKLGKLGENPMAKLVDQGMNDFLKRWIWLDGPEAIMAFVHKMDPAVPLPSRNVHPCETCAQFYLNPRAREVVRQHWREVRDDVLLRYELKLQFMQERGGQLPAEALQDKQELTRLSHGDH from the coding sequence ATGCGACCACAGGTCGTCACCATCCTGCCCACGTACCAGTGTACGGCGGCGTGCAAGGAATGCTGCTTCGAGTGTACGCCTCACGTGAAGGGGCGCATCCCACGCGAGCGGCTGATGCGCTACATCGACGAGGCCATCGAGAGTGTCCCGACGCTCCGCTTGTTGGTGTTTTCGGGTGGGGAGTGCTTCCTTCTGGGCAAGGACCTGGATGACGCCATCGCCAAGGCGAGCGCGAAGGGGTTGCGCACGCGTGTCGTCACGAATGGCTACTGGGCGGTCTCGCCGGAGGCCGCCTCCAAGCGGCTCCAGCGGCTCAAGGACGCGGGCCTGGATGAGCTGAACATCAGCAGCGGAGATGACCATCTCGAGTACGTCCCCTTCGAGCGCGTGGTGAACGGGCTCATCGCCGGGGCCGAGCTGAAGATTGTCTCCCTGGTGTCCGTGGAGGGCTTCGAGAACTCCAAGTTCAAGGTCGAGGATGTCTTCAATCATCCGCGCATCCGTGACTATCTGGCGGCGCATCCCGGCTCACCGTATCTCCAGGTCTTCAAGAATGTCTGGATGCCCTTTCATCAAGACCGGGAGCTGGAGCACCGCGACGCGACCTACCGGACGCCTGAGCGGCTCGGGCTCAACGGGGGCTGTACCAACGTCCTCTACAACATGGTCATCACCCCGGATGAGAGCCTGGCGAGCTGCTGTGGGCTGACCATGGAGCACATCCCCGAGATGAAGCTGGGCAAGCTCGGGGAGAACCCCATGGCGAAGCTGGTCGACCAGGGGATGAATGACTTCCTCAAGCGGTGGATCTGGCTCGATGGGCCCGAGGCCATCATGGCTTTCGTCCACAAGATGGACCCCGCCGTCCCGTTGCCGTCCCGCAACGTGCACCCCTGTGAGACGTGTGCCCAGTTCTACCTGAACCCGCGGGCCCGTGAAGTCGTGCGTCAGCATTGGAGGGAGGTGCGTGACGACGTGCTCCTTCGCTACGAACTGAAGCTGCAGTTCATGCAGGAGCGGGGCGGACAGCTTCCGGCAGAGGCCTTGCAGGACAAGCAAGAGCTCACGCGGCTCAGCCACGGCGACCACTGA
- a CDS encoding helix-turn-helix domain-containing protein: MKRNLGNVAPDPALRRELPGRSPGYHLLSETPSFDVSDCVCHAGVHSPVFGGEYSRVSVSVVLSGAFHVRSREGAALVGPGALLLGNRGAPYEYRHVDDGGDRSVVFECSEALLEDALRSLSGRVRGAGTFEQVCVPASPESAQAVLLAQRALAHGQGEEEAQGEAVLAVLDVALTLGRGGGGAMAVASDAQARRVSRVLRYIEAHVAEDCSLEALAQVAGLTTFHFLRVFRAMTGQTPRQYVIATRLRLAAAALRMTRARVTDVALEVGFGDLSHFTTSFTRAFGVSPRVYRARAGN, translated from the coding sequence ATGAAGCGAAACTTGGGGAATGTTGCGCCGGACCCAGCGTTGCGAAGGGAGCTTCCGGGGCGCTCACCGGGTTATCACCTGCTCAGCGAGACTCCCTCGTTCGATGTGAGTGATTGCGTCTGCCATGCGGGGGTGCACAGCCCGGTGTTTGGGGGTGAGTATTCCCGGGTCAGTGTCAGTGTGGTGCTGTCCGGGGCCTTTCATGTGCGTTCGCGCGAGGGGGCGGCGTTGGTGGGGCCCGGGGCGTTGCTCTTGGGAAACCGGGGGGCGCCGTACGAGTACCGGCACGTGGATGATGGTGGAGATCGCTCCGTGGTCTTCGAATGTTCCGAAGCGCTGCTGGAGGACGCATTGCGCTCGCTGAGCGGCCGCGTTCGAGGGGCGGGGACCTTCGAACAAGTCTGTGTTCCCGCGTCGCCTGAGTCGGCGCAGGCCGTCTTGCTGGCCCAACGGGCGTTGGCGCACGGTCAAGGTGAAGAAGAGGCCCAGGGGGAAGCGGTGCTGGCGGTGTTGGACGTGGCCCTGACGTTGGGGCGAGGTGGGGGAGGGGCGATGGCGGTGGCTTCGGATGCTCAAGCGAGGCGGGTCTCTCGAGTGCTGCGGTACATCGAGGCCCATGTGGCGGAGGACTGTTCCTTGGAGGCGCTGGCCCAGGTCGCGGGGCTCACGACCTTTCATTTCCTGCGCGTGTTCAGGGCGATGACGGGGCAGACGCCGCGGCAGTACGTCATCGCCACGAGGTTGCGCCTGGCGGCGGCGGCGCTTCGAATGACACGCGCACGCGTCACGGATGTCGCCCTGGAGGTGGGGTTCGGTGACCTGTCCCACTTCACGACGAGCTTCACGAGAGCGTTTGGCGTGTCGCCGCGAGTCTATCGCGCGCGTGCCGGGAACTGA
- a CDS encoding N-acetylmuramoyl-L-alanine amidase: protein MCPRLLLALPVLLLLVPGTVGAAKRDEAEAAYQGARRSYYSLKDDAARRKLRHHWLNVVHKFQAVAKSHPKSERAPDALFTAGELLQELSRISFVEEDLKAAIGDYEKLRTEYPKHRLADDAALALARIHVHRLDRPEDARRVLTDTLNTHSKGDQAKELKALLASLPTPKGAPAAAPTPSRKPAAPVKAPVQDEKSTAVARAEPPSEKPASALVGAIEKLAREPSPMIPRLDPNVPANGASSGEGKGLDEAVATALASKERESKTEPSKAPATVASKSSETPSEPVRTAAIEPKPSTEVASAKASPPAPSRTEPEPVQVAAVARKSVETSEPPKPVTRPVDDEVAQARLKAVAKQSRRAELTLAEQLGLKVRRVVIDPGHGGHDTGAIGKEGTREKEVALSISLKLAEELRERGLEVVLTREDDRFIRLEDRAKFANTERGDLFISIHCNAATSRKLRGIETYTLNTSADRYSIRLAARENATSEKGISDLQFILADLATKANTEESSRLANQVQRSLVTELATKYSDIKGLGHKEALFYVLLGVKMPAILVETAFLSHPEEEKRLASGAYQTDVAKAIAHGVEEFLSDRRRVAKVD from the coding sequence ATGTGCCCACGCCTTTTGCTCGCGCTGCCCGTGCTGCTGTTGCTCGTTCCGGGCACAGTGGGCGCAGCGAAGCGGGACGAGGCGGAAGCGGCCTACCAGGGGGCACGTCGCTCGTACTACTCGCTCAAGGACGACGCGGCCCGGCGCAAGCTGCGCCACCACTGGCTCAACGTGGTGCACAAGTTCCAGGCGGTGGCGAAGAGCCACCCCAAGTCCGAGCGTGCCCCGGATGCGCTCTTCACCGCGGGCGAGCTGCTCCAGGAGCTGAGCCGCATCTCCTTCGTCGAGGAGGACCTCAAGGCGGCCATTGGAGACTACGAGAAGCTGCGCACCGAGTACCCGAAGCACCGGCTGGCGGATGACGCCGCGCTGGCGCTCGCGCGCATCCACGTCCACCGGCTGGACCGCCCCGAGGATGCACGCCGGGTCCTCACCGACACGCTGAACACCCACAGCAAGGGAGACCAGGCGAAGGAGCTGAAGGCGCTGCTGGCCTCGCTCCCCACGCCCAAGGGCGCTCCGGCCGCCGCACCCACGCCTTCGCGCAAGCCCGCGGCTCCCGTGAAGGCGCCGGTTCAAGACGAGAAGAGCACCGCGGTGGCCCGTGCCGAGCCGCCTTCGGAGAAGCCCGCGTCCGCGCTGGTGGGGGCCATCGAGAAGCTGGCCCGCGAGCCGTCGCCCATGATTCCCCGCCTGGACCCGAACGTGCCCGCGAATGGCGCGTCGTCGGGTGAGGGCAAGGGCCTGGATGAGGCCGTCGCCACGGCGCTGGCGTCGAAGGAGCGCGAGTCCAAGACGGAGCCGTCGAAGGCGCCCGCGACCGTGGCGTCGAAGTCCTCCGAGACTCCCTCGGAGCCGGTGCGCACGGCTGCCATCGAGCCGAAGCCCTCGACCGAGGTGGCGTCCGCGAAGGCGTCCCCGCCCGCTCCCTCGCGCACGGAGCCGGAGCCCGTCCAGGTCGCGGCCGTGGCGCGCAAGAGCGTGGAGACGTCCGAGCCCCCGAAGCCCGTCACGCGTCCAGTGGATGATGAAGTGGCGCAGGCGCGGCTGAAGGCCGTCGCGAAGCAGTCCCGCCGGGCGGAGCTGACGCTGGCCGAGCAGCTGGGCCTCAAGGTCCGCCGCGTGGTCATCGACCCGGGGCACGGTGGACACGACACGGGGGCCATCGGCAAGGAGGGGACGCGGGAGAAGGAAGTGGCGCTCTCCATCTCGCTCAAGCTGGCGGAAGAGCTGCGTGAGCGTGGGCTGGAAGTGGTGCTGACGCGTGAGGATGATCGCTTCATCCGGCTGGAGGACCGCGCGAAGTTCGCCAACACCGAGCGCGGGGACCTGTTCATCTCCATCCACTGCAACGCGGCGACGAGCCGGAAGCTGCGCGGCATCGAGACGTACACGCTCAACACGTCCGCGGACCGCTACTCCATCCGACTGGCCGCGCGCGAGAACGCGACGTCGGAGAAGGGCATCAGCGACCTCCAGTTCATCCTGGCGGACCTGGCGACGAAGGCGAACACGGAGGAGTCCTCGCGGCTGGCGAACCAGGTGCAGCGCAGCCTGGTGACGGAGCTGGCGACGAAGTACTCCGACATCAAGGGCCTGGGCCACAAGGAGGCCCTGTTCTACGTGCTCCTGGGCGTGAAGATGCCGGCCATCCTGGTGGAGACCGCGTTCCTGTCCCATCCGGAAGAGGAGAAGCGGCTGGCCTCGGGCGCGTACCAGACGGACGTCGCGAAGGCGATTGCCCACGGCGTGGAGGAGTTCCTGAGCGACCGCCGCCGCGTCGCGAAGGTGGACTGA
- a CDS encoding DUF3592 domain-containing protein gives MQLAIPHAPRKVRLTQVPGALGRLARDAVLGLLFMALLGAAATWAGRFFVEEHGFAARAEEVDGVVVATRLPPRHARDGAEGTLEVIYTFREAEHSVSGVRTFAEFAEGLGKGASVKLLVDPAAPDRPREAGFARTRASRMGWMPWGLGVGALVAVALFTREARRLVRSEVEPLRLGALVWLTPDGPLPEAKGEVAFPAHYFRQDVKMEVRARVRPGRAPVRNGAKVLAAVVPREPGWARVIDQDLAGVLGWLR, from the coding sequence ATGCAACTGGCCATTCCGCATGCACCCCGGAAGGTGCGACTGACGCAGGTCCCTGGCGCGCTGGGCCGTCTCGCGAGAGACGCCGTGCTGGGGCTGCTCTTCATGGCGCTCCTAGGGGCCGCGGCGACCTGGGCCGGGCGCTTCTTCGTCGAGGAGCATGGCTTCGCCGCTCGCGCCGAGGAGGTCGATGGCGTGGTGGTGGCGACACGCCTTCCTCCGCGCCATGCCCGGGACGGAGCGGAGGGGACGCTGGAGGTCATCTACACCTTCCGCGAGGCGGAGCACTCCGTGTCGGGCGTGCGGACCTTCGCGGAGTTCGCGGAGGGGCTCGGCAAGGGCGCATCGGTGAAGCTGCTGGTGGACCCCGCGGCGCCGGACCGTCCTCGGGAAGCGGGCTTCGCGCGGACACGCGCATCCCGGATGGGGTGGATGCCCTGGGGGCTTGGGGTGGGGGCGCTGGTGGCGGTGGCCCTGTTCACGCGAGAGGCTCGGCGGCTGGTGCGCTCGGAGGTGGAGCCGCTGCGGCTGGGGGCCCTGGTGTGGCTGACACCAGACGGGCCGCTGCCGGAGGCGAAGGGGGAGGTGGCCTTCCCGGCGCACTACTTCCGGCAGGACGTCAAGATGGAGGTCCGCGCGCGGGTGCGTCCCGGACGGGCGCCAGTGCGCAATGGCGCGAAGGTGCTCGCGGCGGTGGTGCCTCGGGAGCCCGGTTGGGCACGGGTCATCGACCAGGACCTCGCGGGCGTCCTGGGCTGGCTGCGCTGA
- a CDS encoding AraC family transcriptional regulator, with the protein MMDLTPPVDPLGEALHFLRMSGMFYCRSELTAPWGVELPAMKGSVMFHVIVTGQCWLETRGAEDQLLQPGTFALVPHGEGHRLTSERGGPVRPLEELPEELMSERYSVLRHGGGGAPTTLICGAVWLDHPAARHLVSLLPRLIRVDPSDSPRTDWLQSTLRFMAAEAKALRPGGETVITRLADVLVVQALREWIEQDSSARTGWLGALQDPDVGRALALIHREPTQPWTVASLAARVAMSRSAFSARFTKLVGEPPMHYLARWRMYVAHDLLKEQRPGLGELATRMGYQSEAAFSRAFKRFMGVSPGAVRKVGPTPSLSRA; encoded by the coding sequence ATGATGGACTTGACGCCTCCGGTGGATCCCCTGGGCGAGGCCCTGCACTTCTTGCGGATGAGCGGGATGTTCTATTGCCGCTCGGAGCTGACCGCTCCGTGGGGGGTCGAGCTTCCCGCGATGAAGGGCAGCGTGATGTTCCACGTCATCGTGACGGGGCAGTGCTGGCTGGAGACTCGCGGCGCGGAGGACCAGCTGCTCCAGCCGGGGACGTTCGCCCTGGTTCCCCATGGCGAGGGTCATCGCTTGACGAGCGAGCGGGGTGGCCCCGTGAGACCGCTTGAGGAACTCCCCGAGGAACTCATGAGCGAGCGCTACTCCGTATTGCGGCACGGGGGCGGGGGCGCGCCCACCACGCTCATCTGCGGAGCGGTCTGGCTGGACCATCCCGCGGCGAGGCACCTGGTCTCGTTGCTGCCGCGGCTCATCCGCGTGGACCCCTCGGACTCACCGCGAACGGATTGGCTCCAGAGCACGCTGCGCTTCATGGCCGCGGAGGCGAAGGCGCTTCGTCCCGGGGGCGAGACGGTCATCACCCGGCTCGCGGATGTGCTGGTGGTGCAGGCCCTGCGCGAGTGGATTGAGCAGGACTCCAGCGCTCGCACGGGGTGGCTCGGCGCGCTCCAGGACCCGGACGTGGGCCGGGCGCTCGCGCTCATCCACCGCGAGCCGACCCAGCCCTGGACTGTGGCTTCATTGGCCGCCCGGGTCGCCATGTCACGCTCCGCGTTCTCCGCGCGCTTCACGAAGCTGGTGGGCGAACCTCCCATGCACTACCTGGCGCGCTGGAGGATGTATGTCGCGCATGACTTGCTGAAGGAGCAGCGCCCTGGGCTGGGAGAGCTCGCCACGCGGATGGGCTATCAGTCCGAGGCGGCCTTCAGCCGCGCCTTCAAGCGCTTCATGGGGGTGTCTCCCGGCGCGGTCCGCAAGGTGGGACCGACGCCGTCGCTCTCTCGGGCTTGA
- a CDS encoding SdpI family protein, with translation MLFDVIMFGGLGMMYIVLGVPLVLGKVPPNGGYGFRTPKTLSDPRIWYAANRVTGQDLVIAGGVILVLSMTFIFLGQRHPGLPVTWMNLAVLMIATLGAFAHSAWFLSRL, from the coding sequence ATGCTCTTTGATGTCATCATGTTTGGTGGTCTTGGAATGATGTACATCGTCCTGGGTGTGCCACTCGTTCTGGGGAAGGTTCCTCCGAATGGGGGCTATGGCTTCCGGACGCCGAAGACCCTGTCGGACCCGCGCATCTGGTACGCGGCGAACCGCGTCACGGGCCAGGACCTCGTCATCGCAGGTGGGGTCATCCTGGTCCTCTCCATGACGTTCATCTTCCTGGGCCAGCGACACCCGGGACTACCCGTGACGTGGATGAACCTGGCGGTCTTGATGATTGCCACGCTCGGGGCATTCGCTCACAGTGCCTGGTTTCTCTCCAGGCTTTGA
- a CDS encoding anthrone oxygenase family protein, whose product MLDTMIPILTWAAAIGCGLMAGVFFAFSTFVMKGLERLPPAQGIAAMQAINVAAVSGLFLVVFMATALVCAGLAVSSGWTWGTEATRWRLLGCAAYLLGGFVVTAAFNVPRNNMLAALQADSTRAALDWARYLSEWTAWNHVRTVACLAAAALLVRSLR is encoded by the coding sequence ATGCTCGACACGATGATTCCCATCCTGACGTGGGCGGCGGCCATCGGCTGCGGATTGATGGCGGGCGTGTTCTTCGCCTTCTCGACCTTCGTGATGAAGGGCCTGGAACGGCTGCCTCCCGCTCAAGGCATCGCCGCCATGCAGGCCATCAACGTCGCCGCGGTGTCGGGCCTGTTCCTGGTGGTGTTCATGGCCACCGCGTTGGTCTGTGCGGGCCTGGCCGTGTCCTCGGGTTGGACGTGGGGCACGGAGGCCACGCGCTGGCGGCTCCTCGGCTGCGCGGCCTATCTGCTCGGTGGCTTCGTGGTGACTGCGGCGTTCAACGTTCCGCGCAACAACATGCTGGCCGCGCTCCAGGCGGACAGCACCCGCGCGGCGCTCGACTGGGCGCGCTACCTGTCGGAGTGGACGGCCTGGAACCATGTTCGGACCGTGGCGTGTCTGGCCGCCGCGGCGCTCCTGGTCCGCTCGCTCCGCTGA